In the Dama dama isolate Ldn47 chromosome 13, ASM3311817v1, whole genome shotgun sequence genome, one interval contains:
- the CEP170B gene encoding centrosomal protein of 170 kDa protein B isoform X1: MGSDALCRDRQPLGRAGRPVLALPDRAERDPVTSSLALSPGVERLQLDHSRSVDKQHAVINYDQDRDEHWVKDLGSLNGTFVNDVRIPDQRYITLKLNDVIRFGYDPNMYVLERVQHRVPEEALRHEKYTSQLQVSVKTPAPKRPEAVPEQVPYCEASTPRPERGDRRPGPEAASYRTPLYGQPSWWGEDDGGALPEDRRQDEPCPERPKDLAQQDGDLTGTPAGFRAPSEPQVYSFRREPSYFEIPTKEVPPPRPPEAPAHEAPTREAEPGGGGAAPVQSHACFTIEFDDCSPGKLKIKDHVTKFLRQRRPPGKEAAPAEVVSAETKVADWLVQNDPSLLPRAGPGDDRHSTKSDLPVHTRTLKGHKHEDGTQSDSEDPLAKVAGAPGVPAEAGGDQARLQRQIKRDPQELLHNQQAFVIEFFDEDTPRKKRSQSFTHTPPGDPRLDRRRGPAPADRDRPAAPAPARGTGSGSGPQRAGSLKREKTEERLGSPSPAARAPARPFGSVGRRSRLAQDFAAQCLRDSSPAARPGPEKAPPTLPAPLTPRGASPAAPSPPPPPPADPQVTKARKQEEDDSLSDAGTYTIETEAQDQEVEEARKMIDQVFGVLESPELSRASSATFRPVIRGDREELGDGVAQRMALLQEFASRPTGVTPQVELQGLPVPGSPGGQKWVSRWASLADSYSDPGLSEDGPGRRAAELEGIPPARPRRLLPQLPSDRADSPAGPEVARRSGPGPPEVGGEQAGLLLGQEDLEPDSLSDASGSDGGRGPEPGGGPQEERRRSPQEGPVWTRGRRSPRGPGEPAPTSFFIGDPSAEVVLPRKAPAAPGQVEGPGRAQPSAPTPAPARDGTYVSASGRMVIQLQTTGKPPELEGPAPTPPKEALAFVRQESFTKEPASSPAVPGQLPQIPSHPLLQDLVAARAARMDLHSQDTHLILKETETALAALEARLLSKSLEEPEGEVGSAPGPPEDSLSGDSDVDTASTVSLLSGKNGPSPTGSQPAGLQREKPPSPAAAQDPGGVGLSSARERLSEKQRRPLGPVDAGRGEPARRLAARRGHGPRGSLDWPDEDRGSSLAHPPGTDTVTSDHETPGTTGAARPGTRRKPMAPPPPTAAAREEQGRSSTSVQKAQQALTRSNSLSTPRATRASRLRRARLGDASDTETADGERGPPANPEPAGRLAAEQAKKLSRLDILAMPRKRAGSFTGPSDSDHAPSRAGFSGRSVELYCPGRKPAMMAEARPTARKAANATAVPRQPFSRARPGSARYSSPNTRRRQQGSDCTSTSEEEYGSHHSSPKHTRSRASTATQTPRAGGSGRARPRAPGLRDTDDEDEEPDPYGFIVQTAEIAEIARLSQTLVKDVATLAREIHDVAGDGDSPGSPGPARSPSLNNVPSTPASTISAREELVQRIPEASLNFQKVPPGSLGPRDLDQNMNDRGEDALANKTRPRNREEVIFDNLMLNPVSQLSQAIRENTEHLAEKMKILFQNSGRAWEDLEARINAENEVPILKTSNKEISSILKELRRVQKQLEVINAIVDPSGNLDLLTGNRGPVGSAQLGRGRAAAQGLCSPSSALPPRSFPQRTSCGTPGLPEPPFRPDFLPDAEKFLI; the protein is encoded by the exons ATGGGCAGTGATGCTCTGTGCCGAGACCGCCAGCCCCTTGGCCGGGCAGGGCGGCCTGTGCTGGCGCTTCCTGACCGAGCAGAACGTGACCCTGTGACCTCGTCCCTGGCTCTGTCGCCCGGGGTGGAGAGACTGCAGCTTGACCAT TCCCGCAGCGTGGACAAGCAGCATGCTGTCATCAACTACGACCAGGACAGGGACGAGCACTGGGTGAAGGACCTGGGCAGCCTCAATGGG ACGTTCGTGAATGACGTGCGCATCCCAGACCAGAGATACATCACTCTGAAGCTCAATGACGTCATCCGGTTCGGCTACG ATCCCAACATGTATGTGCTGGAGCGCGTGCAGCACCGCGTCCCGGAGGAGGCTCTCAGG CATGAGAAGTACACGAGTCAGCTGCAGGTGAGCGTCAAGACCCCCGCACCCAAGAGGCCTGAGGCTGTGCCCGAACAGGTGCCCTACTGCGAGGCCTCGACCCCCAGGCCAGAGCGGGGGGACCGGAGACCAGGCCCAG AGGCGGCCAGCTACCGCACCCCTCTGTACGGGCAGCCCTCCTGGTGGGGAGAGGACGATGGGGGCGCCCTGCCCGAGGACCGGCGCCAGGACGAGCCCTGCCCGG AGCGGCCCAAGGACCTGGCTCAGCAGGACGGCGATCTCACGGGGACGCCGGCCGGCTTCCGGGCCCCCTCGGAGCCTCAGGTCTACTCCTTCCGGCGGGAACCCAGCTACTTCGAGATCCCCACCAAGGAGGTGCCCCCACCACGGCCCCCAGAGGCGCCGGCGCACGAGGCGCCCACCAGGGAGGCGGAgcccggcgggggcggggcggccccCGTGCAGAGCCACGCCTGCTTCACCATCGAGTTTGACGACTGCAGCCCCGGCAAGCTGAAGATCAAGGACCACGTGACCAAGTTCCTGCGCCAGCGGCGGCCCCCAGGCAAGGAGGCCGCGCCCGCGGAGGTGGTCTCCGCCGAGACCAAGGTGGCCGACTGGCTGGTGCAGAATGACCCGAGCCTGCTGCCCCGGGCCGGCCCCGGCGACGACCGGCACAGCACCAAGAGTGACCTGCCGGTGCACACGCGTACCCTGAAGG gCCACAAGCATGAGGACGGCACCCAGAGCGACTCGGAGGACCCCCTGGCCAAGGTGGCCGGGGCCCCTGGGGTCCCCGCGGAGGCTGGCGGGGACCAGGCGCGGCTGCAGAGGCAGATCAAGCGGGACCCCCAGGAGCTGCTGCACAACCAGCAGGCCTTCGTCATCGAGTTCTTCGACGAGGACACGCCCCGGAAGAAGCGCTCCCAGTCCTTCACACACACGCCCCCCGGGGACCCCAGGCTCGACCGGCGCCGCGGCCCCGCGCCGGCCGACAGGGACCGCccggccgcccccgccccggcccggggGACCGGCAGCGGTTCGGGGCCGCAGCGGGCCGGCTCGCTCAAGCGGGAAAAGACAGAGGAGCGGCTGGGCAGCCCCTCGCCGGCCGCCCGGGCCCCCGCCCGCCCCTTCGGCAGCGTGGGGCGTCGCTCCCGCTTGGCCCAGGACTTCGCTGCCCAGTGTCTGCGGGACAGCTCCCCGGCAGCCCGGCCAGGCCCGGAGAAAGCGCCCCCGACGCTGCCGGCCCCCCTGACGCCCCGTGGGGCCAGCCCCGCGGCCCCCTCACCtccgccgcccccgcccgccgACCCCCAGGTGACGAAGGCCCGTAAGCAGGAGGAGGACGACAGCCTCAGCGACGCGGGGACCTACACCATTGAGACGGAGGCGCAGGACCAGGAGGTGGAGGAGGCCCGCAAGATGATTGACCAG GTCTTTGGGGTCCTTGAGTCCCCTGAACTCTCCAGAGCGTCCTCGGCCACCTTCCGCCCAGTCATCAGAGGGGACAGAGAGGAGCTTGGAGACGGGGTGGCCCAGCGAATGGCCCTGCTGCAGGAGTTTGCCTCCCGGCCCACGGGTGTGACCCCCCAGGTGGAGCTGCAG GGCCTCCCGgtaccaggctcccctgggggTCAGAAGTGGGTGTCCCGCTGGGCCAGCCTGGCCGACAGCTACTCAGACCCAGGCCTGTCAG AGGACGGCCCTGGGCGCAGAGCCGCGGAGCTGGAGGGGATCCCGCCAGCGCGGCCACGGCGGCTGCTCCCGCAGCTGCCTAGCGACAGGGCAGACAGCCCCGCCGGACccgaggtggccaggaggagtgGTCCCGGGCCGCCGGAGGTGGGCGGCGAACAGGCCGGCCTCCTCTTGGGTCAGGAGGACCTGGAGCCCGACAGCCTCAGTGACGCCAGCGGCTCAGACGGCGGGCGGGGCCCCGAGCCCGGCGGGGGCCCCCAGGAGGAAAGACGCAGGAGCCCCCAGGAGGGGCCAGTGTGGACCAGGGGCCGGCGCTCCCCAAGGGGTCCCGGGGAGCCAGCCCCCACCTCTTTCTTCATCGGCGACCCGAGCGCGGAGGTGGTCCTCCCCAGGAAGGCCCCTGCGGCTCCGGGGCAGGTGGAGGGCCCGGGGCGGGCCCAGCCCagcgcccccacccctgcccccgcccgTGACGGCACATACGTCAGCGCCAGCGGGAGGATGGTCATCCAGCTGCAGACAACGGGGAAGCCCCCAGAGCTCGAGGGCCCTGCCCCAACCCCCCCCAAGGAGGCCTTGGCGTTCGTCCGGCAGGAGAGCTTCACCAAGGAGCCGGCCAGCAGCCCCGCGGTGCCCGGCCAGCTGCCCCAGATCCCCAGCCACCCACTCCTGCAGGATCTGGTCGCGGCCCGGGCCGCACGCATGGACCTTCACTCTCAGGACACCCACCTGATCTTAAAGGAGACTGAGACGGCGCTGGCCGCCTTGGAGGCCCGGCTGCTCTCCAAGTCCCTGGAGGAGCCGGAGGGGGAGGTGGGCAGTGCCCCCGGGCCGCCGGAGGACTCCCTGTCCGGGGACTCTGACGTGGACACGGCCAGCACCGTCAGCCTGCTCAGCGGCAAGAATGGGCCCAGCCCAACCGGCTCCCAGCCTGCGGGGCTGCAGAGGGAGAAGCCGCCATCCCCAGCAGCTGCGCAGGACCCGGGGGGCGTCGGCCTGAGCAGCGCCCGTGAGCGGCTCTCAGAGAAGCAGCGTCGCCCGCTGGGCCCGGTGGACGCGGGCCGCGGAGAGCCAGCAAGACGCCTGGCCGCACGGCGTGGCCACGGCCCCCGGGGGTCCCTGGACTGGCCTGACGAGGACCGCGGCTCCAGCCTCGCACACCCGCCCGGCACTGACACGGTCACTTCTGACCACGAGACCCCTGGGACCACGGGCGCAGCTCGGCCGGGGACACGCCGGAAACCCATGGCCCCTCCGCCACCGACTGCTGCTGCCCGGGAGGAGCAAGGCCGAAGCTCAACGAGCGTCCAGAAGGCGCAGCAGGCGCTGACCCGCTCCAACAGCCTGTCCACCCCGCGGGCCACGCGGGCCTCCCGGCTGAGGCGGGCCCGGCTGGGGGACGCCTCGGACACGGAGACGGCAGACGGCGAACGGGGGCCCCCAGCCAACCCAGAGCCCGCGGGGCGGCTGGCGGCCGAGCAAGCCAAGAAGCTGTCCCGCCTGGACATCCTGGCCATGCCCCGGAAGCGGGCTGGCTCCTTCACGGGGCCCAGCGACTCTGACCATGCCCCCTCCCGCGCTGGCTTCTCGGGCCGCAGCGTCGAGCTGTACTGCCCTGGACGCAAGCCCGCCATGATGGCCGAAGCTCGGCCCACTGCCAGGAAGGCCGCCAATGCCACTGCGGTCCCTCGCCAGCCCTTCAGTAGGGCCCGCCCGGGAAGCGCCCGATACTCGTCACCCA ACACGCGTCGCCGGCAACAGGGCTCCGATTGCACGTCCACTTCGGAGGAGGAGTATGGCTCCCACCACAGCTCCCCCAAACACACACGCTCCCGTGCCTCCACAGCCACGCAGACCCCACGGGCTGGCGGCTCCGGCCGGGCGCGTCCCCGGGCCCCTGGCCTCCGGGACACGGACGACGAGGATGAAGAGCCTGATCCCTACGGTTTCATTGTGCAGACGGCCGAGATTGCGGAGATTGCCAG GCTGAGCCAGACACTGGTGAAGGACGTGGCCACCCTGGCCCGTGAGATCCACGATGTGGCTGGCGACGGTGACTccccaggctccccggggcctgcCCGCAGCCCCTCCCTCAACAACGTGCCCAGCACGCCTGCCTCCACCATCTCTGCCCGCGAGGAG CTGGTGCAGCGCATCCCCGAGGCCAGCCTCAACTTCCAGAAGGTGCCACCTGGCTCCCTGGGGCCTCGGGACCTGGACCAGAACATGAACGACCGTGGCGAGGACGCCCTAGCCAACAAGACACGGCCCCGGAACCGCGAGGAG GTGATTTTCGACAACCTCATGCTGAACCCAGTGTCCCAGCTGTCCCAGGCCATCCGCGAGAACACGGAGCACCTCGCCGAGAAGATGAA AATCCTCTTCCAGAACTCAGGGCGAGCGTGGGAAGACTTGGAGGCCAGGATCAACGCCGAGAACGAGGTGCCCATCCTGAAGACATCCAACAAG GAGATCAGCTCCATCCTCAAGGAGCTCAGGCGCGTGCAGAAGCAGCTGGAAG TTATCAATGCCATCGTGGACCCCAGCGGGAACCTGGACCTGCTGACCGGAAACCGTGGCCCCGTGGGCTCGGCCCAGCTTGGGCGAGGCCGGGCAGCCGCCCAGGGCCTGTGCTCGCCCTCCTCGGCCCTGCCACCCCGGAGCTTCCCGCAGCGGACGAGCTGCGGGACCCCTGGCCTCCCCGAGCCCCCCTTCCGCCCTGACTTCCTCCCAGACGCCGAGAAGTTCCTGATCTAG